The genomic DNA CACGCGACTGGCCTGCGCGGCCATTACCGCGGCTGGCTGCTGGCGACCCAGGCCGGGTTGGTGCTGTGCCTGGCCCTGATCGGCCTGCTCGACCTGCGCGCCGACTTCACGACGATCTACCTGCTGTGCTGGGCGACCGCGCTGTTCTCGGGCGCGCAGGACGTGGCGCTCGACGGCCTGGCCTGCCGCGTGCTGACCCGCCCCGCCGATCGCGGTTTCGGCAACGGTCTGCAGATCGCCGGCGGCCTGATCGGCAACCTGGTGGGCGGCGGCATGATGCTGATGCTCTATCCGCGGTTGGGCTGGCGCGGCTGCTGCCTGTTGCTGGCGGCGCTCACAGCAGTGTCATGGCTGCAGCTGCTGGGCTACCGTGAACCGCAATGGCCGCGCAACGCCGGCCCCGCCAGCCACGCGCGCCTGCTGGCCTTCTGGCGAGGGCCGCAACGCAAGCACTGGCTGTTGGTGCTGTTGCTCTATCCCGCCTCCGCATCGCTCGGCTACGCAGTCATCATGCCATCGCTGCTCGATACCGGATGGTCGCTCGCCGACATCGGCCTGGTGCTCAACGTCGTGGGCGCCACCGCCGGCCTGCTCGTGGCGCTGGCCTACGGCCGCCTGTTGAAGAGCTGGTCGCGGCGTGGCGCCACGCTCGCGGCGGCGCTGTTGCAGGCCGTGGGCATTGGCGGCCTGGCGCTGCCCGCCATGGCCTGGGGCTCGCACACCGTCGCGGGCGTGGCGGTAGTGCTGTACTACATGCTGTACACGCCGGCCGCCACGGTGCTGTGCACGCTCATCATGGATCAGTCGTCGCCGCACAGTCCCGCCACCGACTACACGCTGCAAATGAGCGTGAGTCACTTCTTCG from Achromobacter xylosoxidans includes the following:
- a CDS encoding MFS transporter; translated protein: MPSRRTWALLASLYSTQFLGLMFFVIAMVAILREGGASLDTIGLVYLMGMAWPLKALYAPWIDRHATGLRGHYRGWLLATQAGLVLCLALIGLLDLRADFTTIYLLCWATALFSGAQDVALDGLACRVLTRPADRGFGNGLQIAGGLIGNLVGGGMMLMLYPRLGWRGCCLLLAALTAVSWLQLLGYREPQWPRNAGPASHARLLAFWRGPQRKHWLLVLLLYPASASLGYAVIMPSLLDTGWSLADIGLVLNVVGATAGLLVALAYGRLLKSWSRRGATLAAALLQAVGIGGLALPAMAWGSHTVAGVAVVLYYMLYTPAATVLCTLIMDQSSPHSPATDYTLQMSVSHFFAMLLTSAGTMLAGRIGYGGVVGAAVVLAVCGLLAAARWVPREAT